The nucleotide sequence GCGGCGGCCGCCTCCACTGCGGCCCGTCCCATCGCCGCGTCGGGACGGGCCCGGAAGTCCCCGCCTCGCCCCAGATCGAAGAGACACGCGGCGGGCACGACCGGCACCACCTGCCCCGCCTCGGGGCCCACCCGCACCCCCCGCCCCCGCTCCTCCAGCCAGGCCATCACCCCGGACGCCGCGTCCAGCCCGTACGCGCTGCCCCCGGCGAGCACGACGGCGTCCACCTTCCGCACCACATTGCGCGGGTCCAGCGCGTCGGTCTCCTTGGTGCCGGGTCCCCCGCCCCGCACGTCCACCCCGGCGACCGCCCCGCCCTCCGGCGCGAGCACCACCGTCACCCCGCTGAGCCACCCGGCCCCCCACCGCCCGGCGTGCCCGACCCGAATCCCACCGACATCCGTCAACGCCCCAGCCGTCGTCATACCGGCAGTCTGGCCCACCGTCCCGGCGGCCGGACCGAGCCGCGAGCGACGTCAGCCGAGGGGGCGTCACGCGAGGGGTGTCAGCCGACGGTGGCCGTCGTGCGCGGCGTCTGCGTCCGGTAGGAGCTGCCCAGCTCCGGGCCCAGGCCGAAGTAGTGGCGGAAGTTGTAGATCAGGGGGCTCCAGGCGGAAGGGTCTATGTGGTGGGTGCCGGGGACCACCAGGTGGGGAGCCGCGTGGATCTTCAGGACCGTCGTCTCGACGACGACGCAGTCGCCGGAGAGGTCGGGGCGTATGCGTTCGGCCCGCGCCTCCAGGTGGAGGGGGCACTCGGCCACCCGGGGCGGGCGGACGACGTGGGAGGGCTCTTCACCCAGTCCCGCCGCGGCGAACTTGTCCGGTTCGAAGCGGCAGCCCGCCGCCTTGGTGGGCGGGACCGGGGCGCGGCCGGTCAGCGGGGCCAGGCGTTCCACCGCGGGCCACTGGTCGGGGGCGGGGAGGTTGATGACCAGGTCGGGGCGGGCCCGCAGGTTGCGTGCGGTCTGGCCCTCGCTGCCCAGGCCGAGGACGACCGTCCGGCCGAGCGCCCACGCGGAGGACATGGGGGCCAGGTTGAAGGTGCCGTCCTCGTTCTCGGTGGACAGCAGCACCACAGGGGTGCCGAAGTACAGGATGCTCGGCTCGATCGCCGTGTGGCTGTTCATGGGCGCGAGCCTAGGAAGCGGTCCGTTCGGCGGGCGCCGAACCGTGCCGGACGGCGGACCGTACCCTGGACGCATGAGCACCGTCCCCGCACCCGAGCCGCGCGACCCGAAGGCCGCGCTCGTCTTCGACGACCCGCTGAACCAGCAGTCCTCGGACGACACCGACCGGGGGTGGGGCGAGCGTCCGGCCGGCGACAGCGCCGCCGACCTCAGGCGCTTCCTCGACGAGAAGCCGCCCCACCACCTCTGAACGGTGCGGAGGGTCTTCGCTAGCGCCCGTCCGGCCCGGCGGCGCGCTGCTGCTTGACCACGCCGTCCGCCGTGCCCGTGCGCTGGGTGACCAGCAGGTCGCGGATGTCCTGGAGGACCTCCAGCTCCGTCACGGGGTTCGGCTCCGGCTCGGTCTTGCCGGTGCGGGCCTGCTTGCGGGCCTCCTGGCGGGCCAGGTACTTCGACATCGGCAGCACCATCAGGAAGTACACCACCGCGGCGGTGATCACGAAGTTCAGCGCGGCACCGGCCACCGAGCCCCAGAGGATCTGCACGCCGCCCTCGGCGGTGCCGTCCGCTCCTGGCTTGCAGGGCTCCTTCAGGCAGTAGCTGTAGTGGTCCAGGTTCTTCGTGCCGATCGCGCCGACCAGCGGATTGATGACGCCCTTCACCACCGCGGTCACGATGCTGGTGAAGGCGGCGCCGATGACCACCGCGACCGCCAGGTCGATGACGTTGCCGCGCATCAGGAAGGCTTTGAAGCCGTCCAGAATGCTCGTCGCTTCCTTCTTCGCACTCACCTCGGTGACTCTCCTCGTCGTGTGCACAGGCTGGGGAACGGAGCGCTCCGCAACCTACGTCAAGGTGCGGCCACCCTGTCCAATCCCGTCCCCCGATCGAGCGACTTGACCGCATGCCTTCGGAAACATGGCCGACAAGGCTCACCACAGCGCCACCGCCAGCCGTGCCGTGGGGCTTGCCCCCACCAGCCGCGCCGCCGTGGCACGCGGCACCGCCAGTACGACCAGCGCCCCGGCAGTGACGCTTCCCTCACCGACACCTGCCTCCGGCCCATCGCCCTGGCCCGGCAGCTCCGGCAGCTCCGGCAGCTCCGGCAGCCGGGCCACCCTGGCCCCGCGCGCGAGCACGCGCGCCGCGCTCCCGCCCGCCGACCGCTCCTCGGCCGCGACCACGTCCACCCGGTCGCCGGGGCGCAGCAGCCGGACGGCGGCCGCGTCGGCGATGCGGACCGGGGCCCGGACCAGCTCGCCCGGCCCGTGCCTCCGTACCGGGTCCGCGGCGGGGTGGCCCCGGGGCCGCTCGGTGGACTGAGTGCCGCCGGACAGCGGGCGGGGGCCGGCCGCGACCAGTGCCGCCGCCGTCACCGCGAGCCCCGCGGCGACCGCCCGGCCCCGGTACCGTGCCAGCCGCCCCGCCTGACGGCCGCCGCCTCGTACGCGCACGGGCGGGAAGAAGGGGACCTCACGGGTGGCCGGGGCATCGGTCCCCGGCGGACGTGGCACACGGAAAGCGGGGACGGTGTTCGGGTTCACGGACATGTGGATCACCACCTGCGGCGAGGGAACGGCTTGCGATCCCCACGATGACCCGCCCCGCCGAACCCCGCCCGAGCCCGTGGACAACGGGCCGGTTGTGGAAAACCCCGTCACCCGGACGAGGAAGAAGACCGACGAGTCGCCCCGCCGCACCCTCAGCCGGCGCCTACCGCAGCCACCTCACGGCAGCTCGATCCCCGGCTCCATCCCCCCGAGCGCGCCCACGCACAGACAGTCCCGCTCCTCGGTGGCCGGCAGCGCGGCCACCGCGTCGAAGAGCACGCCCCGCAGCCGGTCCACGTTGGCCGCGAACACCCGCAGCACCTCGTCGTGGGACACGCCCTCGCCGGTCTCGGCGCCCGCGTCGAGGTCGGTGACCAGGGTCAGCGAGGTGTAGCAGAGCTCCAGTTCACGGGCGAGGGCCGCCTCGGGATGCCCGGTCATGCCCACCACCGACCACCCCTGCGCCTGATGCCACAGCGACTCGGCGCGGGTGGAGAAGCGCGGCCCCTCCACCACGACCAGCGTGCCGCCGTCCACCGGCGTCCAGTCCCGCGCGCGAGCCGCCTTCAGCGCGATGCTCCGCCCGGTCGGGCAGTAGGGGTCGGCCATCGACACGTGCACCACGTTGGACACCGTGCCGTCCGGCAGCGGGACCCCGTCGAAATAGGTCTGGTGCCGCGCCTTGGTGCGGTCGACCATCTGGTCCGGCACCAGCAGCGTGCCCGGCCCGTACTCCGGCCGCAGCCCGCCCACCGCGCACGGGCCGAGAACCTGCCGGACGCCCAGCGAACGCAGCGCCCACAGGTTGGCCCGGTAGTTGATGCGGTGCGGCGGAAGGTGATGGCCGCGACCGTGCCGGGGCAGGAAGGCCACCCGTCGGCCGGCGACCTCGCCCACGAAGACGGAGTCGGAGGGCGCCCCGTAGGGGGTGTCCACCCGGACCTCGGTCACCTCGTCCAGGAACGAGTAGAAGCCCGAGCCGCCGATTACGCCGATCTCTGCGTTCGCCATGCCCAGCACCCTAACGGGCCAGGCGGACGCGGGACC is from Streptomyces seoulensis and encodes:
- a CDS encoding flavin reductase family protein, with product MNSHTAIEPSILYFGTPVVLLSTENEDGTFNLAPMSSAWALGRTVVLGLGSEGQTARNLRARPDLVINLPAPDQWPAVERLAPLTGRAPVPPTKAAGCRFEPDKFAAAGLGEEPSHVVRPPRVAECPLHLEARAERIRPDLSGDCVVVETTVLKIHAAPHLVVPGTHHIDPSAWSPLIYNFRHYFGLGPELGSSYRTQTPRTTATVG
- the mscL gene encoding large conductance mechanosensitive channel protein MscL, coding for MSAKKEATSILDGFKAFLMRGNVIDLAVAVVIGAAFTSIVTAVVKGVINPLVGAIGTKNLDHYSYCLKEPCKPGADGTAEGGVQILWGSVAGAALNFVITAAVVYFLMVLPMSKYLARQEARKQARTGKTEPEPNPVTELEVLQDIRDLLVTQRTGTADGVVKQQRAAGPDGR
- a CDS encoding RcpC/CpaB family pilus assembly protein, encoding MSVNPNTVPAFRVPRPPGTDAPATREVPFFPPVRVRGGGRQAGRLARYRGRAVAAGLAVTAAALVAAGPRPLSGGTQSTERPRGHPAADPVRRHGPGELVRAPVRIADAAAVRLLRPGDRVDVVAAEERSAGGSAARVLARGARVARLPELPELPELPGQGDGPEAGVGEGSVTAGALVVLAVPRATAARLVGASPTARLAVALW
- a CDS encoding S-methyl-5'-thioadenosine phosphorylase, encoding MANAEIGVIGGSGFYSFLDEVTEVRVDTPYGAPSDSVFVGEVAGRRVAFLPRHGRGHHLPPHRINYRANLWALRSLGVRQVLGPCAVGGLRPEYGPGTLLVPDQMVDRTKARHQTYFDGVPLPDGTVSNVVHVSMADPYCPTGRSIALKAARARDWTPVDGGTLVVVEGPRFSTRAESLWHQAQGWSVVGMTGHPEAALARELELCYTSLTLVTDLDAGAETGEGVSHDEVLRVFAANVDRLRGVLFDAVAALPATEERDCLCVGALGGMEPGIELP